The following proteins are encoded in a genomic region of Zea mays cultivar B73 chromosome 9, Zm-B73-REFERENCE-NAM-5.0, whole genome shotgun sequence:
- the LOC103639225 gene encoding uncharacterized protein: protein MAVSSAPEKKRKWLLSYRKVIDKYLREARRILAAAPEGGGGGDAAAALGLVDAALELSPRMEAALELRARALLALRRYREVAEMLRDYIPSCGKSCSGEDTSSSSSASLLSTGSGDLGTISRAKLLSPDRHRSDDAEPDARPVRFFRCFDVSELKRRVLAGLSKNPNTDTQWRYLVLGQACFHLGLIEDAMVLLQTGRRLASAAFRRESVCWSDDSFSSSSATAAAAPSVPSGKTSKSSSAFFIIPATESEAVSQLLAHVKLLLRRRAAAMAALDAGLPAEAVRHFTKILEARRGVLPHPFAAACLVGRAAAFQAGGRPADAIADCNRSLALDPAYIPALRARADLLQSVGAVADCLRDLDHLKLLYDAALRDGKLPGPRWRPQGGVRYCEIAGAHRKLTARIQGLRGRVAAGEACNIDYYLLLGVRHGCPRSELERAHLLLSLKLKPDRAVVFGERLELVDEHRDLEAVRDQARMSALLLYRMLQKGYSFVMSAVLDEEAAERQRAKDAAAAAAALAAKQEAATQEPPQPVPGKSKNTESGSGRPRSPPGRAQTAKPKPKSKAKAKSATAATMPKAPAAVNSTAPVYQGVFCRDMAVVGTLLSRGGAFDRALPVKCEAMSC, encoded by the exons ATGGCGGTTTCTTCTGCTCcggagaagaagaggaagtggCTACTCAGCTACAGGAAG GTGATCGACAAGTACCTGCGGGAGGCGAGGAGGATTCTTGCGGCGGCGCCAGAGGGTGGCGGAGGCGGCGATGCGGCGGCGGCACTCGGCCTGGTCGACGCGGCGCTGGAGCTGTCGCCGCGGATGGAGGCCGCCCTGGAGCTGCGGGCGCGCGCGCTCCTCGCGCTGCGACGCTACAGGGAGGTGGCGGAGATGCTCCGGGATTACATCCCCAGCTGCGGCAAGTCGTGCTCTGGGGAGGACACCTCGTCGTCCTCTTCGGCGTCCCTCCTGTCCACCGGCTCCGGTGACCTCGGCACGATTTCCCGTGCCAAGCTCCTCTCGCCCGACCGCCACCGCTCTGACGACGCGGAACCTGACGCTCGCCCTGTCCGCTTCTTCCGCTGCTTCGACGTCTCCGAGCTCAAGCGCCGCGTCCTTGCCGGCCTCTCCAAGAACCCGAACACGGACACCCAGTGGAG GTACTTGGTCCTCGGCCAAGCTTGCTTCCACCTCGGGCTCATCGAGGACGCTATGGTGCTGCTCCAGACCGGGCGCCGCCTCGCTTCGGCGGCTTTCCGCCGCGAGAGCGTGTGCTGGTCGGACGACAGCTTCTCGTCGTCGTCCGCCACCGCTGCCGCGGCTCCCTCCGTCCCGTCCGGCAAAACATCCAAGTCGAGTTCGGCGTTTTTCATAATCCCGGCGACGGAGTCGGAGGCCGTGTCCCAGCTCCTGGCGCACGTGAAGCTCCTGCTCCGGCGCCGCGCGGCTGCCATGGCGGCGCTGGACGCCGGCCTGCCTGCCGAGGCCGTGCGCCATTTCACCAAGATCCTGGAGGCGCGCCGCGGCGTGCTGCCGCACCCGTTCGCCGCCGCCTGCCTcgtgggccgcgccgccgcgttcCAGGCCGGTGGCCGTCCGGCCGACGCCATCGCGGACTGCAACCGCTCGCTGGCTCTGGACCCTGCCTACATCCCGGCGCTCCGTGCCCGCGCCGACCTCCTCCAGTCCGTGGGCGCGGTCGCCGACTGCCTCCGTGACCTCGACCACCTGAAGCTCCTGTACGACGCCGCGCTGCGGGACGGCAAGCTCCCGGGGCCCCGGTGGCGGCCGCAGGGCGGCGTGCGGTACTGCGAGATCGCCGGCGCGCACCGCAAGCTGACGGCCCGCATCCAGGGGCTGCGCGGCCGCGTCGCCGCCGGGGAGGCGTGCAACATCGACTACTACCTGCTGCTGGGCGTGCGGCACGGGTGCCCGCGCTCGGAGCTGGAGCGCGCGCACCTGCTGCTCTCCCTGAAGCTCAAGCCCGACCGTGCCGTGGTGTTCGGGGAGCGCCTGGAGCTCGTGGACGAGCACCGCGACCTCGAGGCGGTGCGCGACCAGGCGCGCATGTCCGCGCTGCTGCTGTACAGGATGCTGCAGAAGGGTTACTCGTTCGTCATGTCAGCCGTTCTGGACGAGGAGGCCGCCGAGAGGCAGAGGGCAAAGGACGCTGCCGCCGCGGCGGCCGCGCTGGCGGCCAAGCAGGAAGCCGCGACGCAGGAGCCACCACAGCCGGTGCCCGGGAAATCCAAGAACACCGAGAGCGGCAGCGGCCGTCCAAGAAGCCCGCCAGGCCGCGCGCAGACGGCGAAACCGAAACCCAAGTCCAAGGCCAAGGCCAAGTCCGCGACCGCGGCGACAATGCCGAAGGCACCGGCAGCCGTGAATTCCACAGCCCCCGTCTACCAGGGGGTGTTCTGCCGCGACATGGCAGTGGTGGGAACCCTGCTGTCCCGCGGCGGCGCGTTCGACCGCGCTCTCCCTGTGAAGTGCGAGGCTAtgagctgctga